Genomic DNA from Rhodothermales bacterium:
ATGCAGAGCGGCCAGACCGAGAAACACGCCGGCATCAGTGAAGAAAGCGGCCTGGAGGCGATGCAGGCGATGCTGCAACAGCCGAACCGCGTGACGGCCGTGTTCGCCATCGGCGATACGCTCGCCATCGGCGCCTGGTACGCCCTGCGGCGCGCCGGCCTCAAGGTGCCGGACGATATCGCGCTCATCGGCTATAACGACATCAAGACGAGCCTGTATATCGGGCTTTCGAGCGTCGACCAGAAGATGCAGCAGGTGGGCCATCAGGCGACGGACCGCATGATCTTCAGGCTCCTGAATCGCAATACCGAGGAGCGCGTGAACATGCTGACCATCCCCGAACTCCGCGTGCGTGAATCTTCAACATTCGACCGTACCAAATAACGCGACCGCGCTCGTATCTTGCTCGCGCACGAACGTTTTCTGCGCAACCGATTCCACGTATGAAGTCTACTCCCGCTATCGAGCGTCAGCTCGATGCGACGATCCGTGAAACGCATCTCGACCTCAACGGGACGCGCTACCAGGGGAAAGTCCGCGACACCTACCGCGTCGGCAACTGCCTGGTGCTCGTTACGACGGACCGGATATCCGCCTTCGACCACATCCTGCGGCAGACCATCCCCTTCAAGGGGCAGGTGCTGAACCGGCTGGCCGCGTTCTTTTTCGAGCGCACGAAGGACATCGTCCCCAACCACATCATCAGCGTACCCGACCCGAACGTGACCCTGGCGAAGGCCTGCACGTCGATCCCCATCGAATTTGTGGTCCGCGGCTACCTGGCCGGGCATGCGTGGCGGACGTATCACGCGGGCGGTCGCTCGCTCTGCGGCGTGCCGCTGCCCGAGGGACTCCGCCAGAACAGCCGGCTCCCCACCCCGATCCTGACCCCGGCCACCAAGGCCGATGAGGGACACGACGAAGACATCAGCGTGGAGGAAATCCTTGAACGCGGGCTGCTGGATCGCGATACCCTCGATACCCTGCACCGCACCGCCCTGGCTCTGTTCGCCCGGGGGACCGAGCTGGCCAGCCGGCAGGGACTGATCCTGGTCGATACCAAATACGAATTCGGCCGGGCGCCCGATGGCACGCTGACGCTGATCGACGAGGTGCATACGCCGGACTCGTCGCGGTATTTTTACGCCGACACCTACGACGAACGGCTCGCTCAGGATCAACCCCAGCGGCAACTCTCCAAGGAATTTGTGCGCGAATGGCTCATGGCGCACGATTTTCAGGGTAAGGAAGGGCAGCGTCTGCCGGACCTGCCGGATGCGTTCCGGTGCGAAATCGCGGCGCGCTATATCGAATTGTACGAAAAGGTAACCGGCACCCCGTTCGAGCCGGACACCCACCCTCGCCCGGAAGAACGCGTCGCCGGCGCCGTACACACGGCGCTCGCCGACCATGGTTGCCGGGATTAAGGTTCAGGTCTCACGGTGTAAGGATTCAGACACACAGTGTCAGTGGGCACCCTCCCTTAAACCTTCCGCCTCCATCCTCGAACCCTTACCACGTCACCCTCCACTCTGCACCCATTCCTGCGTGCCGTCCGCGAAGTGTTCTTTTTTCCAGATGGGAACGTCTTTCTTGAGCGTGTCGATCAGATAGCGGCACGCGTCGAAGGCGTCCCCCCGATGGGCTGCCGCCGCGCCGAGGATTACGCTGGCCTCGCCGGCCGGGACGGGGCCCAGCCGATGATGCAGGGCCACCCGCGCAAGACCCCATCGCGCAGCCGCCGCCTGTCCGATCCGCTGCATTTCCTTGATAGCCATGGCGGGAAAGCATTCGTAGGCGAGCAGTACCGTCTCCTTTTCGCCCGTCCACTGGCGCGTCGTGCCGACGAACAGATCGATGCCGCCCACCCGCGGGTCGGGTAGAAAAGCGGCGATCGCGGCGATATCGAGCGGGGCGGTGTCGATGCAGACCCACAGGGTGTCGGTCCTGGACTCGGTTCGTTCCATCATCCGCCACTGACCGGGGTGATGAGGGCCACCTGATCGCCGGCATGGAGCCGATACGTTTCGCGCTCGTAGGCCTCGTTTACGGCCAGGCGGATTACGGTGCGAAAGGCGCCGATATCGGGGTACGTCCGGGCCAGGATATCCAGCAACTCGCCGCCGGCCAGACCGGCGGGCACATCGAGTTCCAGTACATCCTGCCCCAGACGCTCCCGCAGTACGCTGAAGAGCTGGACGCGGAGGCGAAACGGGTGCTGGCCGGCGCGTTCGCTCATCGGATTCACCCGTTGACTGCTTTTTTCACCGCGTCGAGATCGGGCATCTCGCCGGCGTTTTCAAGCACTTCGGCATACGCGATCGTCCCGTCTTTCGCCACGACGAAAGCCGAGCGCTTCGCGATCCGGTCGAGCTTCATCGGCGTGAAGTTGTGGTCGTACTTCGCGCCGTACGCCGCACTGGCGACCGCGTCGTGGTCGCTCAGCAGCGGGAAGGTCAATCCGTTCACCTTCTTGAATTCCGCCTGGGCGAACGGGGAGTCGGTCGAGATGCCGACGACCACCGTGTCGGCGCCGTACGCCGCCAGGTCGTTATTGACCGTATTCAGTTCTGTAGTGCATACGCTCGTGAATGCGCCCGGGTAGAAAAGCAGAATGACGTTTTTCGAACCCTTGAACGAAGAGAGTTTGAAAAGCTCTTTCTTGTCATCGTATAGAGCGATTTCAGGAGCAGGCTGACCAACGCGTATCGACATATCCTGTTTTTATCGTTTGATTTCGATGGACTGTGGGCGGGATTAGACCCCGATTACGACGCATCGTTTCCACCAAAGCGGGTCCGGCTTCCTCATCGAAAACGGATGGCCCGGATCGGCTCGATACGGGAGGACACGCGTGCCGGAATGTAGGCGGCCAGGGCGCAGAGGGCGAGCGCGAACACGCCGACGATCACAAAATCCATCGCGTTCAGCGCGATGGGAGCGGCCTCCATGAAATAGGCTTCCTCGGGCAGCGGAATGAGATGGTATCGCTGCTGGAGCAGCGCGAGGACGAGCGCGAGCGCCTCGCCGATGACGACGCCCATGGCGCCCATGAGCGCGCCGAGATAAAGAAACAGCCGGCGGAGCATGCTCCGGGATGCCCCCATGCTGCCGAGCACCCCGATTTCCGGTGTTTTCTCCAGCATGATCATCAGCAGCGTGCCCACGATGTTGAAGGCGCCGACGATCACGATGACCCCGATCACGAGCGGGATCATGCTTTCCTGCAGACGCACCCAGGCGAAATACTGCCGGTAGGTTTCGAAGACGGTGCGGGCATGGGAGGGATAATCCCGGGCATCGTTGATGCGGGCGGCGACGGAATCGGCCAGCTGCGGATCGGAAAGCATGACATCGAACCGGGTCACTTCGTCCGGCTCGAAGTCGAACAGATCGCGCGCCGTCCCGATGTCCGCGAAGACATACAGCTCGTCAAAGTTCGCGAACGATGTTTCGTAGATGCCGCTGACGCGATACTGCTTCGCGCGGGGGCGCAGCAGGCCCTGGCTCATGCCGCCCTGCGCGCCGCGCATCGAATACGCCACGACCTTGTCCCCGACGGAAAGCCCCAGCAATCGCGCCAGTTGCCGGCCGATGACGAGCCCCGGCGGGCCGCCGGCCTCCGGGGCAAGCCGCTCTTCCCCCTCCACCATCCGCTCCGCGAAAAAGTCGGGCATGCGCTCCACGCCCCGGATCAGGACGCCGTCGATCTCCCGCTCGGACCTGCGCAACAGCGCGAACGATTCGATCACCGGCTGCACATCCACCACATCGGGAATCGTTGACAGCGTCGCCCTCGCCACGTCGCTCTCGGGCACCGTCTCATCCAGCAGGTTTACGACCTGCACGTGGGCGCCGAAGCCGATGATCTTGGCCGTGATCTCGGCGCTGAAGCCGCGTACGATCGCGAGCGCGAGCAAGAGCGCGCACACCCCGATCGCCACCCCGCCGATCGCCATGTACGTGATGAACCGCACGAAGCGTCGTCCTTCCGGTCGTCCCTGCGAACGCCACAGATAACGGGTAGCGATGAAGCGTTCGAAGCGGGGCGAAAACATGCGATGGATCGGATGGTGATGCTGCGAACATACCGATCCCGCCTTGCGAGGATCCCGCCGGCATGGGGATCGAACATGAAGTGCGTCTGGCCGTTATACTGGCCCCGGCTTCCGGGCCTGTTTAGTTGTCTTGCAATAACGGCTCCCTGTCATGAACAATACATCCAGCCACACGCCGGCGCCGGTCAACGAACCGGTGCGCACCTATGCACCTGGAAGCCCGGAGCGGGCTTCGCTGCAGGCGATGCTAGCGGATCTGCGGACCCGCACGATCGAGGTGCCGGCCTTCATCGGAGACCGCCGCGTCACCACCGGGCGAACTGCACGTCTCGCGCCGCCGCACGACCACCGCCACACGCTGGGCCACGTCCACCTCTGCGACGCCCCCCAGGTGGAGCAGGCCATCGGCGCGGCCCTGGCGGCCCGGTCCGGGTGGATGAACATGCACTGGACCGATCGCGCAGCGATTTTCCTCAAGGCGGCCGACCTGCTGGCCGGCCCGTGGCGCGACACCATCAACGGCGCCACCATGCTGGGCCAGGGCAAAAACGTCCATCAGGCCGAAATCGACTCCGCCTGCGAGCTCATCGACTTCCTGCGCTTCAACGTCCATTTCATGGAGCAGATCTACCGGGATCAGCCCTATTCGCCGGCCGGGACCTGGAATCGCCTGCAGTACCGGCCCCTCGAAGGGTTCGTGTTCGCCGTCACCCCCTTCAATTTCACAGCGATCCAGGGCAACCTGCCCACGTCAGCCGCGCTGATGGGCAATACCGTGATCTGGAAGCCCTCGACCACGGCGGCCTATTCGGCCTATTACCTCATGCTGCTCTTCCAGGAGGCGGGCCTGCCTCCCGGGGTCATCAACATGGTGCCCGGCGACGGGGCGGATGTGGGAGACCCCGTCTTCGCCTCCGAACATCTGGCCGGCCTGCATTTCACGGGATCGACCCCCACGTTCCAGCACATGTGGCGGACGATCGGCAAGCAGATCGCGTCCTATCGCACCTATCCACGCATCGTGGGCGAAACGGGCGGCAAGGACTTTATCGTGGCGCACGGCTCGGCCGACCCGGTAGCGGTGGCCACCGCCATCGTGCGCGGCGGTTTTGAATACCAGGGGCAGAAATGCTCGGCGGCGTCCCGCGTCTACATCGCCCGATCGATCTGGCCGGCCGTCGAGGCCGTGCTGGCGGAGCAGATGAGCCAGGTGCGCATGGGCCCCGTGGAAGACTTCTCCAACTTCGTCAACGCCGTGATCGATGCGCGCGCCTTCGCCAAGATCGCCGGCTACATCGATGCGGCGCGCAAGGCGGAGCACGTGCGCGTGCTCCACGGCGGCGGGTATGACGACAGCGTGGGCTACTTCATCGAGCCGACCGTCCTGCTCACCACCGATCCGAAGTTCACGACCATGTGCGAGGAGATCTTCGGGCCGGTCGTCACGCTGTATGTGTATGACGACGATGCTTATGCCGAGACCCTGGCGCTGGTCGACGCGACCTCGCCGTACGCCCTCACGGGCGCTATCTTCGCGCGGGAGCGTGGGGCCGTGCGCCAGGCGCTGGATACGCTCGTCGATGCCGCCGGCAACTTCTACATCAACGACAAACCGACGGGCGCCGTGGTCGGACAGCAGCCCTTTGGCGGAGCGCGAGGCAGCGGGACGAACGACAAGGCCGGCGCGATGCAAAACCTGCTCCGGTGGGTTTCCACGCGGACCGTCAAGGAGACCTTCGTCCCGCCTCGTCACTTTGGCTATCCGTACCTGGGTTCGGAGTAGGCCCGGCGTGCCCATAACGCGTAGTCGGCTTGCGCTAAAAGCGCGCCCTCCTGGTGCTTAAGGCGCAGGGAGGCGCGTCGTTCCGCGGCGTATCATGATCGGGCTATCCCATCCCCATCCTGCATCGCGGTTCTTCAACCTTCGCGCTCAATCATGGAAGTACGCTGCTCTTCCCCGGGCGAGCTGAATGCCCTGATTACGCTCCTCGACGACCCTGACCTCAACGTACAGACGGCCGTGAAGGAGCGCCTGACCGAGTTGGGGCGTCCCGCCGTCCTCGGGTTGCGCAAGGCCCAATGCCTGGCGCGGGGCGATCTGCGGGTGCACATCGGCGAAGTGCTGCACGATCTGCACTTCACCGACATCCGCCGGCGCTGGCGGCGCCTGATGGAATCGGGCACGCCGGACATCGAGGAAGGGGCCATCCTGCTTGCGCTGCACCGGTATCCCGAACTGGATGTCGAGGCCCTCAAGGCCCGGCTGGACGCCATGGCGGACGAGATCCGCCCGAGCATCGAAGCAGCGGAAGGCGTGGGGCGCGCCTTCGTGCTCAGTTCTTATCTGTGCAACGAACTCGGCTTCCAGGGCAACAACGAGCACTACGGCGACCCGAATAACAGCTACCTGAACTGCGTCGTCGAGAGCCGGCGCGGCATCCCGGTCAGCCTCTGCACCCTGTTCATCATCCTCGGCCGCCGCCTCGGCATTCCCATCCACGGGGTCAACATGCCGGCGCACTTTCTCGCCAAATACGAGGACGAACGTCATGAAGTATTTTTTGATATATTCAATGGCGGCAACCCGATCCTCAAAGAACAGTGCGTTCAGTTCCTGATTAAGGCCGGCCTCACGCCCAAGCCGCGTTATTTCAAGGCCGCCAGCGGCCAGACCATCCTCATCCGCATGGTCTGCAACCTCCTCGCCCTTCCGCGGGAAGAGACGCGGGTTCGTCTGCTCGACGAACTCAACCATCTGGTCGAGCCCTGGAAGCCGAACACGAACGTGCTCTAACCACGTGTCCACGTGTCAGCACCCGACGTCGAACCCGAGGTTCATTATCTGAGTCGGCATCGCCTCGATCATGGTTCGCCATCCGAGGTGTTTGCGCTCGAGCTGTTCCAGCCCTTCATGGTGTGCATGGCGCCCGTGCTGATCGCGGCGCTGGTACAGGTGCTCTTCGGCCGGCCGGTGCTTGAACTGGCCATGCGCGGCACGCTGGCGGCGCTCGGGCTGGCCTCCGCATGGACCTATTTCCAGATGAACCGCCGCATCGTTGAGATCCGTTTCCGGCAGGAACGGGTCGCGATGGTCTCGGTCTGGAAAGCCGCCCAACGGAACCCCTCGCTCGCCTGGGAGCGCGCGCTCGACGTACGCCCCGTCGACCGCGGGTTTCGCACCACGGTCGGGCACACGACCTACGAACTGACGCGGGCCGACTGGCCGGAGCTGGACAAAATCGCGGAGGGGCTTCGGGCCACGCAACCTTGATGCGGGCGCCCGGTACCATGAACCGGCCTCGATCACCCAGCAGAGACACCCGTGGGCACGCCTGAACTCCCGAGTCGGAAACGGATCGCGCTCGTCGCGCACGACCACAAAAAAGCGGACCTCATCGACTGGGCGCGCGAACATGCGGACACGCTCAGCCGGCACGAACTCCTCGGCACCGGCACGACAGGCCGGCTCCTGAACGAAGCGCTGGGGATCGACATCAAGCGGCTGCAAAGCGGCCCCCTCGGCGGCGATCAGCAGCTCGGCGCGCTCATCGCGGAGGGCGGCATCGATGTGCTCGTCTTTTTCTGGGATCCCCTCGAACCGCTGCCGCACGATCCCGACGTGCGCGCGCTGCTGCGCATCTCCGTCGTCTGGAATATCCCGATCGCCTGCAACCGGGCCTCGGCCGACTTCATCTTCTCTTCCCCGCATCTCAATGGAACGTACGACCGGGATATTCCGGATTACGGTCCGTATGAAATGAGATCTATGCGTACGTGATGCAGGACTTTCGGAAGCCCGATCGGGCTTTCATATGCGTCAAAAGATGATGCCCCAAGGTAGCATTTCTATTGCCCGTAGGCACGATCCGGTGGGTAAGTTGTGGGGTGATGCGAACAAAAAACGCAGAACCGGACGTGCCGGCGCAGGCGGATGCCGCAAATTGGTGGGATTATTGCCCGAATTGCATTCATCGGCTGATCAACGCAGGCTGTAACGATCATCGCCTCGCTGTTATTCTTTCATGTCTTGCGCCGACCTCGATTAACACCCTTCCAAACGGATCAAAGGGCCTCCTTTTTTATGACCAGACAACAAATCATCGCAGCCGCCGAGCAGATCGCTCAGGCCGTCGAACAGGCAGGCATCGCCGAGCTGCTCAGTAGCACCAGCGATCTTTCGCTGCAGGATTATCTCAAGTCCTTCAAGCAGTATAACATTCTGGCCGAGAAATTCAGCGATGGCGCGTTGTTTCTCGAGAAGGAGCTCGGTTTCGCTCCGTTGCGCGAGCCCGATCCCTGGATCGTGATGTCGAAAAACGGAGAGATCGACGCCGACAATCCCCTGAAGCACATCGCCGGCGTCATCGCCACCCTCTCGGCCATCGGCAACATGCTGACCGAGAGCACGGGCGGCGACGACACGCCGGAAGGCCGGGAGACGCTGTCGCTCGTCCTCTTCGAGCAGGAGTCCCGAATGGGGTCCTCGCCCCGGCGCATCAGCGATGCGCTCGACAGCATTGCCGCCCTCTACGAGGCCTGCGCGCGAATCCAGCACGCCGCTTACGATGACCTCGAAGTGGTGTCCTGCGATTCGGGAAGCGACAAGCTGTTTGTGTTCGAGGGCAATGAGGCCGTCATCGGCCCGCTCAAGGAGCTCATCCTCTCGATCTGGGAACGCATCGTATTCTACCGCGAGCGCACGCTCCAGGAACGCATCTCGCTGCTCACGCACTCGCTGCCGGTGCTCGACAAGGTGGCCGAGATGGAGCTGCATGGCTCGATCACGAGCAACGACGCCGAGATGACGCGCAAGGCGATCGTGTCCGGCGTGAAGCGTTTCCTCTCGAGCGGCTCGATGATGCAGAAGGTCAGTGGCCGCGACGCGATCGACGAGCGTTCGCTGATCATGCCCGAACCGGCCGCAGCCGTCGCGGCGCCGCCGGCGCCCGAACGCCCCGCGCCGGCCGCGGAGCCTGCGCCCCGCCCCGCACCGATGCCGGAACCGGAGCCGATCGACGACCCGATCATCCCCTCCTTCTCCGCATCCGCCGACCACATCGAGGACATGCACGAGCCCGAGCCCGATCTCACCTGGGACGGCATCCTCGAAGACGATCTGAAGACGCTCCGCGAACTGATCGACAAGACGAAACGCTCGGAAGAAGAACACGGGTAAACGCCAACCCGGCAGAACGCACCGAATAAAAACGCATCAGGCCCCGTAGCGCGCGTCATCGCACGAGCTACGGGGCCTGTGATTTCGTTTACCTGAATCGGGCGCGGACGGTCCGTCAGCGCGGCCCTACGCGATCCAGCTGGACGCCATAGGCGGACAGGGCCATTTCCTCGGACGCCCGCCACCCGTCGGCAGAACGCACATCCACCAGCGCGCGGCGCGGATGCGCCTGGATCCGGTCGTTCGTGGTCTGCGAGAACCGTTGCCACGTGTCGAGGTCGTTGCTGGGCATTTCCGCGATGAAGAACACGGCATCCTCGTTTCCACGCCGGCCGTAGACGTTGTCGTCGTACGTGTCCGGCTTGTCCGGGGGCGGCGTCCCCTCCACCCGGATTTCCTGCGCGCGGGTCGGGCCCAGTCCGTTGTTTAGCACGAGATTTCGGCTGAAGACGGTGCCTCCGGAGACCGCCCGGATATCGCCATGTTTGTACCGGATGCCGTCTCCCTCATTGGAGTAGACCGTGTTCATCTCGATCCGGTTGTCGCTCGTCGCCTGGATCTGAATGCCGCTGCCGGTGCCGTCGAGGAGCCGGGTGCCGTACACCACATTGTTGCGCACGACATTGTGGGTGGAGCGGTATTCGATCATGATGCCGGCTTTGAGGTTGCCCACGACGAGCGAGCCTTCGACGATGTTGTTCGTATTGTCGATGTCGAGCCAGATCCCGGGCCCCTGGTTGTAGGCGGCGTAATGCCGGCGGATGGTCGTGTAGGAGGTCTCGACGAATTTGCCCCCGCCGGCTTCCCAGCGGGCGTCGTAGCCTTTCCAGTTGTTGCCCACGCTCCGGTTGTCTTCCAGGAGCGAATGATGCGTCCGGCTGCTCCAGCCCATCTGCCCGTTGTACATGGCCCAGTTGCCGCGAAACGTCTGGTCGTGTCCCCCGACCATGATGCCGAGCCCGTTGCACCACGCGACCAGGTTTTCTTCCACCTCCCAGTGATCGCCAACCGCCTGCACGCAGCCGTCTTTTCCCGAGTTGGGGGCCTGCATGAAGGCCATCCCGATGATGCGGACATGCCGCACCGTCGAGTCCGCGCCGGTCAGGAGCATGGGGCGGATCCCCGCCTCGATCGCCAGGCTATCCGGCCGGCGCTGTCCCTTGAAGTTCGCCACGATGCGTCGCGGCGATTCGGGCTCGCCTTCCACCCAGAACGTCCCGCCGGCGTTCAGCTTTTCGCTCGCGAAGACCGCCCGCAGGGGCAATCCATCCACGAACAGCAGCTCGGGGCGAAACGCATCCTGCGGACGCTGTTTGGATCGATGCATCGGGAGCGACACCCTCCAGCTGCGCTCCCAGTTGGTGCCATCGGCGCGCCATCCGTCGGTGAGCGGATCGGAGCCGGACACCACGACGGCCTCACCGGGGTACGCGGCGAGCGTGAGCGGGCGATCCGGTTCGCCTCCCGTCTTGAGGAGCAGGGCTTCCCGGTAGGTGCCGGCGCGCACGACCACGGCATCGCCGGCCCGCGCGCGGCGCAAGGCCGCGCCGATCTCCGTGCAAGGGGCCTCGAAGGTGCAGGCGGCCCCGGTCTTTTCGGCCTGCTGGTCGACCCACAGCAGCGCGCCGGTGGGGCTCAGCACGGCCTTGAGGCTATCCCGCTCCACAATCGGGCGCGCATGCCAGCGCGTTTCCGAAACAAATCGTTCCACGAGCCGGCCGGCGGGCTCGAGATCCATCTCCATCGGCACCGCGGCCGGTTGCGCCCTGCAGGAAGCACACAGAAAACCTATGCACAATGCCAGCAGCAGCGAGTATCTTTGGTTGCTCATACGCACTTCGTTATCCCAGCGCACCGATACGGAATATCATGATTACGATCGACCGATCGTCCAGAAAACATGTTCTCGAGCAGC
This window encodes:
- a CDS encoding phosphoribosylaminoimidazolesuccinocarboxamide synthase, with product MKSTPAIERQLDATIRETHLDLNGTRYQGKVRDTYRVGNCLVLVTTDRISAFDHILRQTIPFKGQVLNRLAAFFFERTKDIVPNHIISVPDPNVTLAKACTSIPIEFVVRGYLAGHAWRTYHAGGRSLCGVPLPEGLRQNSRLPTPILTPATKADEGHDEDISVEEILERGLLDRDTLDTLHRTALALFARGTELASRQGLILVDTKYEFGRAPDGTLTLIDEVHTPDSSRYFYADTYDERLAQDQPQRQLSKEFVREWLMAHDFQGKEGQRLPDLPDAFRCEIAARYIELYEKVTGTPFEPDTHPRPEERVAGAVHTALADHGCRD
- a CDS encoding molybdenum cofactor biosynthesis protein MoaE, with the translated sequence MMERTESRTDTLWVCIDTAPLDIAAIAAFLPDPRVGGIDLFVGTTRQWTGEKETVLLAYECFPAMAIKEMQRIGQAAAARWGLARVALHHRLGPVPAGEASVILGAAAAHRGDAFDACRYLIDTLKKDVPIWKKEHFADGTQEWVQSGG
- a CDS encoding MoaD/ThiS family protein — translated: MSERAGQHPFRLRVQLFSVLRERLGQDVLELDVPAGLAGGELLDILARTYPDIGAFRTVIRLAVNEAYERETYRLHAGDQVALITPVSGG
- a CDS encoding redoxin domain-containing protein; translation: MSIRVGQPAPEIALYDDKKELFKLSSFKGSKNVILLFYPGAFTSVCTTELNTVNNDLAAYGADTVVVGISTDSPFAQAEFKKVNGLTFPLLSDHDAVASAAYGAKYDHNFTPMKLDRIAKRSAFVVAKDGTIAYAEVLENAGEMPDLDAVKKAVNG
- a CDS encoding ABC transporter permease, whose protein sequence is MFSPRFERFIATRYLWRSQGRPEGRRFVRFITYMAIGGVAIGVCALLLALAIVRGFSAEITAKIIGFGAHVQVVNLLDETVPESDVARATLSTIPDVVDVQPVIESFALLRRSEREIDGVLIRGVERMPDFFAERMVEGEERLAPEAGGPPGLVIGRQLARLLGLSVGDKVVAYSMRGAQGGMSQGLLRPRAKQYRVSGIYETSFANFDELYVFADIGTARDLFDFEPDEVTRFDVMLSDPQLADSVAARINDARDYPSHARTVFETYRQYFAWVRLQESMIPLVIGVIVIVGAFNIVGTLLMIMLEKTPEIGVLGSMGASRSMLRRLFLYLGALMGAMGVVIGEALALVLALLQQRYHLIPLPEEAYFMEAAPIALNAMDFVIVGVFALALCALAAYIPARVSSRIEPIRAIRFR
- the pruA gene encoding L-glutamate gamma-semialdehyde dehydrogenase — translated: MNNTSSHTPAPVNEPVRTYAPGSPERASLQAMLADLRTRTIEVPAFIGDRRVTTGRTARLAPPHDHRHTLGHVHLCDAPQVEQAIGAALAARSGWMNMHWTDRAAIFLKAADLLAGPWRDTINGATMLGQGKNVHQAEIDSACELIDFLRFNVHFMEQIYRDQPYSPAGTWNRLQYRPLEGFVFAVTPFNFTAIQGNLPTSAALMGNTVIWKPSTTAAYSAYYLMLLFQEAGLPPGVINMVPGDGADVGDPVFASEHLAGLHFTGSTPTFQHMWRTIGKQIASYRTYPRIVGETGGKDFIVAHGSADPVAVATAIVRGGFEYQGQKCSAASRVYIARSIWPAVEAVLAEQMSQVRMGPVEDFSNFVNAVIDARAFAKIAGYIDAARKAEHVRVLHGGGYDDSVGYFIEPTVLLTTDPKFTTMCEEIFGPVVTLYVYDDDAYAETLALVDATSPYALTGAIFARERGAVRQALDTLVDAAGNFYINDKPTGAVVGQQPFGGARGSGTNDKAGAMQNLLRWVSTRTVKETFVPPRHFGYPYLGSE
- a CDS encoding transglutaminase-like domain-containing protein, which codes for MEVRCSSPGELNALITLLDDPDLNVQTAVKERLTELGRPAVLGLRKAQCLARGDLRVHIGEVLHDLHFTDIRRRWRRLMESGTPDIEEGAILLALHRYPELDVEALKARLDAMADEIRPSIEAAEGVGRAFVLSSYLCNELGFQGNNEHYGDPNNSYLNCVVESRRGIPVSLCTLFIILGRRLGIPIHGVNMPAHFLAKYEDERHEVFFDIFNGGNPILKEQCVQFLIKAGLTPKPRYFKAASGQTILIRMVCNLLALPREETRVRLLDELNHLVEPWKPNTNVL
- a CDS encoding methylglyoxal synthase; amino-acid sequence: MGTPELPSRKRIALVAHDHKKADLIDWAREHADTLSRHELLGTGTTGRLLNEALGIDIKRLQSGPLGGDQQLGALIAEGGIDVLVFFWDPLEPLPHDPDVRALLRISVVWNIPIACNRASADFIFSSPHLNGTYDRDIPDYGPYEMRSMRT
- a CDS encoding right-handed parallel beta-helix repeat-containing protein — protein: MEMDLEPAGRLVERFVSETRWHARPIVERDSLKAVLSPTGALLWVDQQAEKTGAACTFEAPCTEIGAALRRARAGDAVVVRAGTYREALLLKTGGEPDRPLTLAAYPGEAVVVSGSDPLTDGWRADGTNWERSWRVSLPMHRSKQRPQDAFRPELLFVDGLPLRAVFASEKLNAGGTFWVEGEPESPRRIVANFKGQRRPDSLAIEAGIRPMLLTGADSTVRHVRIIGMAFMQAPNSGKDGCVQAVGDHWEVEENLVAWCNGLGIMVGGHDQTFRGNWAMYNGQMGWSSRTHHSLLEDNRSVGNNWKGYDARWEAGGGKFVETSYTTIRRHYAAYNQGPGIWLDIDNTNNIVEGSLVVGNLKAGIMIEYRSTHNVVRNNVVYGTRLLDGTGSGIQIQATSDNRIEMNTVYSNEGDGIRYKHGDIRAVSGGTVFSRNLVLNNGLGPTRAQEIRVEGTPPPDKPDTYDDNVYGRRGNEDAVFFIAEMPSNDLDTWQRFSQTTNDRIQAHPRRALVDVRSADGWRASEEMALSAYGVQLDRVGPR